Within the Ananas comosus cultivar F153 linkage group 25, ASM154086v1, whole genome shotgun sequence genome, the region CAAATGCGTGAGTTTGGGCCGGAATATCACTATCGTGCTCTTAAAACCAACCCATTTTTGCGCATCCAAAACGAATTTGACCCAGTTCGGCCCATTAACGGGCCCACTACATCAAGGCGCAAACGCTTGGGCCATGGCCCATCATCATCCATTCCATGTACATAACACGATGCATGAGACCTCATGCATGTATGCTTCCCATTCCATTTCCCAGGGCGCCTATTGGACAAACTGTGGGTCCCGCGCCTGGCATCCAATAAATGAAGAGGCAACAATATGTTTTACTCCTGAAACGCATTAAACTCGTTATCTGGGGTCCGAACATTCGTGACCCTGCACTTCATCATCTCCTCTTAATACTTTGGCACCCACGCGTCCACAATCAGATTaataagattaattaatgattactattattattatgtgcGCATTGTTATAGTTATAGTAGATAATATTATGTGCCGtggtatgtttttttttgtgcttttatCACCTTAATTCTAtgtttaacaaaaaattaatagggACAATCTCTATGTTTGTATGTTAAATCTGTTGGGGATGGAATGTGTTCTAGCTATTAAACTTTCACTCGCTTAAAACAGATAAGTACACTTTGGCAGATACTAGATGGTGTATTTGATTTCGAATAATTAGGTTGATGGTATGGGTCAAAAGGAAGCAGATGGATTGGTGCTAGACAGTACGGCTAATGTGGCGCATCATGCCCGAGCAGTAATTCTCCTCTTGAACCTGCAGTTACAACAGTAAAAAGCCTTCCACTCCCTAGTCCCTACTTGTTCAGGCTTTCTTGACAAATAAATAGCCCACAAGGTGGCAGGTTACTGCATGCATACATAGATCGCACTATGTAGATTGGGTCTATatatgaaattgaattttgaacaCCACCTCTCATACTTAACATCGTGTCCATTCAAAATTGATTTTTCTGTCCAGTTTCAACTAAGGTCGCCCTACCAGTTTAAACGTTGAGACATGGAAAAGCATGACGGCAACAATTAAGTAGGATTTACAACTTACTAATTAAgctgagattaaaaaaaaaaagaaaagagaagctaAATGAAACTAATAAAAAGATTTACATGCATTCTCTAACTATTTTCTCTCTGTTCTAGTAGGCCGTTTTCTATCTTCTATAATCTGATTCATGCCAACAAAAAAAGGGCTAGATATATAGTGCTGGCATTTTGAAGTAGCAAAAAGAGAAGATCACGCCAATTCACATAAGAGAGCACGCGTTAGGATTCTCATCACTAAATAGCTGCGGGGCGTAGACCAACTCGACAGTATACCCGCACCCCCGGCAACGATCCATTCCGTTAGCCTCCGCCATCATGGCAGCGATTGCCTCCGCCGTCGCGACCGCCGccttttcctctttcctctcATCCTTTTTCTCGCTTTTCTCCCTCGCCGCTGCTTCATCCTTCTTCGGTGCCACCACCTCCACCGGCCGCTTCAGCTTCGCTTTCGCTGCCTCCGGCAGCGCCTTTACGTCCATCGTACCCTTCACGGTCACATGATCTTTCTCTCTGTTGATCAACACTTGCTCCACACCTGCCGAGAAGGTGTATGTTcataaaagaaaatgtaatttgGGGTccaatatttttaccaaaacaCGAAACAGCAGGGGCAAATCAggaaataaattacaaaaaactgCTAAGGCCCACGTTGGTTCTGATCGGACGGCCAGGACAGAACGGCTAAAACTCCAACGGCCGTACTTTATTcccgttaaaaaaaaataaaataaaataatttacctttaatttttaaaatggttTTTCGGATGCGGTGGACGCAGCCGTCGCAGTGGAGCGGAATCTTCATCACCACCGTCCCCACCACCGGctttggaaaaataaataaaattaaaaaaaatattgaaatttaaattttatggttttaattgaaaaaatggAAAAATGCGGGGTTGAATTACGAGTTTGTCCTTGGCGGTGTTCTTATCGCCGGGCTTTTCGGAAGCGCTTTTGGGATCGGGCTTTGGGCTGCAGCGGTTGTTGCTGTTGATGGAGGGTTTGTTAGCGTTGGGAGCGGAAGAGGCTTCGTTGTTCTCCTTCTTCGGGGGATTCGAGGGGGAAACGagctccaccttcttcttcgtcttcgtctccaCCCGCTCCCGAAGCTTCCGCGGGTCCATCCTCCCCACCACGGTGAGTCTCCCGCTCCCCACATCCACCTTCACCCCCTCCACCCCTTCAACACCCCAAAACGAGTCATCGATCGATTAAACCCTCGAGACCGAAGTCGAAATCTAAAACCCTAGCGGATCGAATGGAGACGTACCTTCGAAACCCTTGATGGATTTGCGGATCTTCTTCGCGCAACCCTCGCAATGCATGTCGACCTTCAACACGGccgtggtggcggcggcgccgtcgGCCTGCTTCGGCTCCGGCGACCCCGCCGCCACCACCTCTGGAGCcacggccgccgccgcggcgttctctgctcctccccctcctcctccacctccgcctcctcctcttcccttctTCTGCGTGGAAACAAACGATGATGCGCATTAGATCGGGAAAAAAATTGGATAATACATTGGATATATAGCACGATCACCCACCTTTCCCATgatcgcctctctctctcctctctctctctctctctccctctctctctgtgtgttGAGGAAGTGGAGAGGCGAGAGAGGGGGGAGAGTTTAGTGTGGGATGAGCGATAAATAGGAGTGCCAGGGAGTGAGCAGTGGATGGAGGATGATGATGCTTTGCATGAGTCATTGTATCAtggcatcatcatcatcaccatcatccaTGGGCAAGTGGGATCCCATGAAtgatcatcaccatcatcaggCCATGAAGCTTCGGATGAGAGGTGGTGGCGGGGCCCACCGTACGGTGGGGCCAGGCAAAGAAAGAACGTGGCCTCGAGTACTCCGTACTCCTCAGTGTATAACGCTGTGTAAGAATCCTCCTTACGCACTGACAAGTGGGCCCCCGATGGCACAATCCACGTGTCGAATTTTCATTCGGCGACAGCGTAACAAAGTGTTACattgtaggtttttttttttttttttttttttttagtgggtTGCATACTAATTATGGTGGCTTGGAGCCACGTGTgcccatgcatgcttatcaacaTGCATGTGCTTAGCAACTTGCACGTACACCCCCTCCCATTGCATGCATATCTGTTTAATTAAGGAGGGTGTGCATGCACTTCACTAATTAAGTCTCtcgtttctctctctttctcgtgCGACTGAAGCAGGGGACAAGCTTGAGGAGTGCCGCGGAGAGATTTCGNtttttttttttttttttttttttttttttttttttaagtcgtATTTTGGGAGGAGAGCTCCTCGTCGAGGGAGGCCGCCGTAGCAGAGGTTTAACACGTGGCGTATCATAAGCAACGTACCGTCCCGCACGTTTGAAGTGGCTGATTGGTGGACAAAATGACGGGAATACCCCCGCTCAGACGCTTCTTTTGATTATTGACCACGTAAGGTGACAAGCGTATTTGTGACATTACATCATGCGACACCACGCTTGCAATGAAGATAATTCATCTTTACCTTGTGTTAATTATTACGGgtttgtatatttatttaagtttgaattatttcactgtaaaatatttaagaaaggATGTCTTGTTGTGTGGTGGTTATACGCGTTGGATGTCTCAATGGGACTCTATTATGATTTTTCCATATTCTCGTGTACAGTATTTCTCTGTGTACATGAAAATTTCGCTGCATGTCGATCTTAGCCATCGATATTCGATGGTTGAGATCTATCTCAATGTAGAATATGAGGCAGGATGGTTTCATAAACAGATTTATATTATGTGCTTTTTCAAAATTCTCGTGATGAATTACGTAAATTTGAATTCTCAATGGAATATGTAAATTGGTAACAGAAtttctattagttttttaaaatggTGTGCTCATTTGGTGCCCTCGGTACGCAGAGGAATTATACAAGCTAAcgaatgacaaaaaaaaaaaaaaaaactatgcacaagaactttttgaaatttttttcgcACATGATGATTAATTTAGCCGCAAGTCATGATAATTGTTATTAAAGAATcaacatatgtatatatttagattttcttctttttttgagagagagataggtagcacgttacccgcttcgtttatttcatttagaaataaacttagctggaaatgtgaatcaactagaattcgaacttgggtctcaaataccaaccaccaagttctttggcacctgctctagagacggttggttatatttatatttttcatagttctctttgtcattttcttttttctatcagAGAATGGTCAAGTGCTGCTAAACAATGTGACAGCTTTCTATTCCAATGAAGGTCTCTGATTTATTCCCTGCATGATTATGATATATTGTTATAATAATCAGAGCCAAGGCATCTTCTCACTTTCGTTTGTTTTGGCTAAAAAACGATTTTTTCGTACGTTATTATGACAGTAGGTTATCACAGTAATAAGAGGCAAAAGCCACCTGGGTAGTTTTGGTTCTGTATATTTTGCCTTTATTCTAAGCAGAGAAAGAGTAGATCTGGGCCTATGTACAGGCCATTCTCTTACTAAGAAGAAGGAGCAGATCAACTTTGTTCTTTTGGTTTGCATTAGATGGGCATTGGCATTGGGGCTCTTTTCGACGCGCAATTGTGAACAAAGTGCGCTCAATAGTTGCACAATATTCTCGACTTCGAATCCCCTGCTGATAAGAAATCAAAATGCGTGAATTGCAGGCTTTTGAGACGACTGTGTTGCTGTGGGTTCAAACTTTTGCTTTCTACGTGCAGTTCAAATGCAGGAAGGGGACTAGAAGAGTAATGTTTCAATACGACTACGTAAAATCGATTCTTCGTCTTGTATTAATTTTGAGAATTACTCAGTAAGTTTATGTTATGTTtgtttattaatattaatatatacacaATAACTCCGTGTTATGCTCAAAGTAGGCCCAAGACTACGACCCATCTCTAAGCAGGCCACAAATTTGCATCAACATTTAAACGGGCCCTTAACAGGCCATAAATGGGCCTTTAGTGACGATTCAACATTTACACGCTCGAAGCTACCGCAGCACCTCCTTCGACCCCAAAACCACGCTCCCTCCTCTTATCCCCATTCTTCGAAACGTACTCCAATGTCGTGGTCCACGTTTCCGACgctccgccacctcctcctcctccgccctcgCCTCCCGAAACCCTACCCCCACCCCCTCCGCATCTCCTCGTCCTTgtcttcctcctccgcctcatcccgatccctctcctcctcctccttctcctcctcctcccacccCGTTCCCTCCG harbors:
- the LOC109703737 gene encoding heavy metal-associated isoprenylated plant protein 3-like gives rise to the protein MGKKKGRGGGGGGGGGGGAENAAAAAVAPEVVAAGSPEPKQADGAAATTAVLKVDMHCEGCAKKIRKSIKGFEGVEGVKVDVGSGRLTVVGRMDPRKLRERVETKTKKKVELVSPSNPPKKENNEASSAPNANKPSINSNNRCSPKPDPKSASEKPGDKNTAKDKLPVVGTVVMKIPLHCDGCVHRIRKTILKIKGVEQVLINREKDHVTVKGTMDVKALPEAAKAKLKRPVEVVAPKKDEAAAREKSEKKDERKEEKAAVATAEAIAAMMAEANGMDRCRGCGYTVELVYAPQLFSDENPNACSLM